The following proteins come from a genomic window of Lolium rigidum isolate FL_2022 chromosome 5, APGP_CSIRO_Lrig_0.1, whole genome shotgun sequence:
- the LOC124654064 gene encoding transcription factor VIP1-like, producing MDPRFQLPTPAPSSGGGGGPPRGHHRRAHSETFLRFPDADLLLDPDGDFSFSDLDFPSLSDDSPAASDPTPPLPPPMASSASPAPRPPGGNHNRSLSLDAAFFEGLALQGGGHKRSGSMDGVNSPFEGESALSGGLPDYAKKAMPAERIAELALLDPKRAKRILANRQSAARSKERKIKYTGELERKVQTLQTEATTLSAQLTLLQRDTSGLTAENRELKLRLQSMEEQAKLRDALNDALRDEVQRLKIAAGQAPNMNGNPFNGGLQQIPSYFSQPQQRQQQQQQQMAYLGGHQAQRHHPNHQQSPSNGGQSLSGQSLNDSMDFI from the exons ATGGACCCGCGCTTCCAGCTGCCGACGCCGGCGCCgtcttccggcggcggcggcggcccgccgCGAGGGCATCACCGGCGGGCCCACTCGGAGACGTTCCTGCGCTTCCCCGACGCCGACCTCCTGCTCGACCCCGACGGCGACTTCTCCTTCTCCGACCTCGACTTCCCCTCCCTCTCCGACGACTCCCCGGCGGCCTCCGACCCGACCccgcccctgccgccgccgaTGGCGTCCAGCGCCTCGCCCGCGCCGCGGCCGCCCGGCGGGAACCACAACAGGAGCCTCTCCCTCGACGCCGCCTTCTTCGAGGGCCTCGCCTTGCAGGGGGGCGGGCATAAGAGGAGCGGGTCCATGGATGGGGTCAACTCGCCGTTCGAAGGCGAGTCCGCGCTCTCTGGCGGCCTGCCGGACTACGCCAAGAAGGCCATGCCGGCCGAGAGGATCGCCGAGCTCGCGCTGCTCGACCCCAAGCGCGCTAAGAG GATATTGGCGAACCGGCAGTCGGCGGCGAGGTCAAAGGAGAGGAAGATCAAGTATACCGGTGAGCTGGAGAGGAAGGTCCAGACACTGCAGACCGAGGCCACTACGCTATCAGCGCAGCTTACGCTTCTCCAG AGGGATACTTCTGGTTTAACTGCCGAGAATAGAGAGCTGAAACTTCGGTTGCAGTCCATGGAAGAGCAAGCTAAACTACGAGATG CCCTAAACGACGCCCTGCGAGACGAAGTCCAGCGACTCAAGATAGCTGCAGGGCAAGCTCCAAACATGAACGGGAATCCCTTCAATGGTGGACTCCAGCAGATACCATCCTATTTCTCTCAACcgcagcagcggcagcagcagcaacagcagcagatgGCGTACTTAGGTGGGCACCAGGCTCAGCGTCACCATCCAAACCATCAACAGAGCCCATCGAACGGTGGCCAATCGCTGAGTGGTCAGTCCCTAAACGACTCCATGGATTTCATTTGA